The DNA segment CCACCTCTCTGCCGGGCGATAGAATGGTGCTGGGCTTAACGTATGATGGGCCAACATCACGAATTGCTCCATATTCTCTGGTACTTAATTCTATCGCTATATGTGATGATTTTGGAATCAGAACTCAGCTTTACAAACTCATCAGGTTAGGAACCTTACATCCAAGACGAGATCTTTTGAAGCCGACATGACCTCGATGATGTTTACAATGGCAAAGTCGTATCTATCCGCCGGAGCATTCACGAGCTTCCCTTCGTCCAGGTTGATGAGGTACTCCTTAGACAAAGGGCTTGAGGTTGCCGAAATCGTACGAGAGGGTGAACAATAGCTATTCCAATCTTAATCAAATAATTCCCAAcatattttgatttgataataATGACAAGTGTGGGGGAAGAAAACTAATAGTTCGTGCTTTGATTTCGCCGATTGACTCGCAGAACAGAGTCCAGAATTGCCAAGCCGCCATACAATTACCGGCACATATATGAGAATGCATCGGCGTCGAAATCATCTTCCTTCACCGGTGATCAATTGGGAGAATACGGTGCTCTCCGTGGAGTCCGATTGCCCCATGCCCATTCCGGCCATGTCGTCTTCCTGTTTCACGTTTAAGCTGGTCGATTCCACTCCCCTCGTCGCCGCCACTGGAATCAGCAACTCCACAATGCCACTATCCTCGTGTGGTTCTCTCTTCAGCTCTGTTACATGAAGCTGGAGAGCATACTCCAGGTTCCACAGCACATCAGCAAAAGTAGGCCTATCGACGCCGTAGTCTGCGACACACTTCTCTGCTGTCTCACCGAACTTCCTCAGCGAATTCCTATTGATGTTGCCGACAAGCCTATGATCGATGATCTTTTCGAGCTGGCCTTTCCTCTGCCACTGAAGCGCCCACTCTGCCAAGTTCACCTGCTCCATCGAAAGGCTCCTATCGATCACCGCCCTCGCACATAGCACCTCGAAAAGCATCACGCCGAAGGAGTACACGTCGGACTTGTCGGTGAGCTTCTGCGTCTTGAAGTACTCGGGGTCGAAGTATCCGAAGGTGCCCTTGACTCCCGTGGTGACGTGGGTCTCGCCGCAAGAAGGTCTCAACTTCGAGAGACCGAAGTCGGAGACCTTGGCCAAGTAGTTGTCGTCGAGCAAAATGTTGGTGGACTTGATGTCACGGTGGATGATGGTGTGCGAGTGGCTGGCGTGGAGGTAGTGAAGGCCCCTGGCGGCCCCGATGCAGATCTCCAGCCTCTGCTTCCAAGAAAGACACGGCTTATCGGAGCCGTACAAGTAAGTCCTGAGCGGTCCCTTCCCCATGTACTCGTAGACTAATATTTTTTCCGATTGCTCCTCGCAGTACCCGATCAGTGAGACCAGATGCCGGTGGAGGATCTTGGACAGGATGAGGATCTCAGTCTGGAATTCCGGGTATCCTTGTTTTGATCCCGGCATGGCTCGTTTCACCGCGACCTTGGTGCCGTCGGCGAGGACACCCTTATAGACCTTCCCGAACCCACCGCTTCCGACCACAAGGCTCTCGTCGAATCCATTAGTAGAGGCCTTGATGTCGATCAGGGGGATGTGAAGGTCAAGATTATATCTGGGCAGCAGAGGCAGGGGCAGAGACTTCGACCTGCACCTCTTACGTATGAAGACCAAGACAAGGGACAGGAGGCTTGTAAGAACAAGGCCACCAACAACGGCGAGGACTACCACTGCAACAGCCACGCCGCTCTTCTTGGTACGGCTGGAATTCAACGAATGGTTGGGAATTCCGTCGAGGCTGCCGAACGTGTCGTTCACTTTGAAGATTTCCAGCCCATTGAGGATGGCGTTAGCATCCCACGGCGAACTATCTAATGACCGGCCAATGCTGATATTAATCATTCCCGAGCTTGGGCCTTCCGCGTCGAAGTCGATATAGAAAGCTTCCGAAGGAGAATCAGTGTGAAAGCTGGAATGTATCTCAGTTTTCAGGTTCCCCACGTAGAGGACGAAGATGATTGAATTGTTGTCTATGAAGTCGCAGAAGTGTGTTCGAACCAAGTACGTGTAGCCGGCGACCACAGGGAAGCTCCATGTGACATTGAAGTTAAAAGCGGGGTTGCTGGCCGGCATCGAGCTCGGGATGTTCATGGTTCTGGCCGTACTGTAGACTGTCGGCGGCGCAACCTCTGCAGTGTCGTCAACCTTGTACTTGATCCGGTCGGGGTCCGTGCTGTTCACCTGGGAGGTATTCTTGTATGGGAGGTAGTCATCGTCGGGGATCCACGTCCTCCAGAGGGTGTCGTTGGCCGGAGTCACTTTCGGGCCCCCGACGTTGATCCTGTGGACAGTCTCGAGCGCTTGATGGGTCACTTGGCCAATATCTTTAAGTGTGTCTTCGTCCTTGATGAGATAGGCCGGCGCAGTGAAGACCTCGATGGCGTTGACGAAGGCCAACGGCGAACTCGAACTGGGAACGAAGGTGACATCGAGCTCACCAGAGTCGACCCAGAGGAAGTACTCCTTGATGGTTGGGACCGTGGAGGTCGGGGCGGAGAAGTCATCGAGGAGGACGAAGCGTTTTAGAGCGATAACGTCAAAGCGGGCGGCGGAGAGGTCGTAGCGACGGTTGGAGAACGGGAGGAAGTGGAGGCGGAGGATGTGGGTTCCCGAGGAGTTAATAGTGAAGCGGTACGAGGCAGAACCGGTGAAAATACGGGCGGTGAAGTAGAGGGGGGAGGAGGGGACTGCGGAGGTGTTGGTAACGGAGCTAGACTTGGCGGAGTCGGAGAGGAAGGGGGAGTCGGGGACGAAATCGCGAGAGGGGGTGTCGGTGGCGATGGTGTGGCGGTGTGCGGAGCCGCAGCTGAGGAAGTAGGAGGTGTTGGGGGTGAAGGCGGCGGAGGTGagaaagagggggaggaggaagcTCAGAGTGCGGAGATCCATTTTGGCCTTGCGGAGAATTGTGAGGGCTTCGAAGATTGCAGGGGGTTAGTGGACTTGGAATAGGACCTTTGCGACCACCTTAACCTGTAGAACTAATAAGACTCATCTTATTCACTCATGGCAgctcgactgcagcagttgcctgCACGAGGAGATGCAGCAGCTTCGACGAAACTTGGGAGGAACAGTCATTGCACGACTTGTCTTGTTGACCCAAGTCAACCAAGAAAGATGGAAAGGAAATACTCGCCACACACTCTCAGAGGTCGCCGATCGCGTGCAGGCGATGCGGCAGCTTAGACGAAACTTGGGAGGAATAGTCATTGCACGACTTGTCTTGTTGACCCAAGTCAACCAAGAAAGATGGAAAGGAAATACTCGCCACACACTCGCAGAGGTCGCCGATCGACTCTGTTTGATCGTTGACGCAGGTCATATTAGTTTGCCGATCACACCTTAATGAGCTCTGAGAGCCCTGCATCTCAGACACAAACTAAAGAGGTGAACTGTGTAAAGTTTGAAGAAGATCTGGTTCATGCCTACATCGAGCAATTGCCACAAGCTTGCAATTAGCCGTGGCTGCAGTCTTTTTCGTTCTTCGTTGCCGGTGATCATATGGATACCAGTGGATCAACTCGTCCTATCACAATTTCCCTTTCTTCCTATTTAGCATCACAACACCACTCACAAAATACAAGGTATGCAAATTATCGATATATTACAGCATAATTTTTCTTCTCATCTGGCACTGTGGCATTGCCTTGTGCTTATTTTTGTTCACAAGCAAACAACACAGCAGTACAAGCATCACCAACTGAAGCTAATGGATTCAAAATGTAGATTGTCTGCCAGGCCTGATGAGCAAATGGCAGCTACCTCATGCCGCAAACCACCAGGACCACTGGCCATCACCCCAACATTAGAACCATCGAACTCCAGTAGCATCTCTGCAAGCACCAGTTGATGGTACCAATTAATTAGAATATATACATCTCAATACAAAATTCGAAAGGAGCGCAGGTTTCTTACTCTTGAGAGGTGGTCTTCCACCAAAATGCACCTTGGTGGCTTTAACAAGGGACTCTTGCGGAACGCTTTCAAGCTCTCTATCCGCATTGTAGAACCAGGAACTGGGCGACGTTGTCGGTGTCGGTGCATCTATATTCTGGATCTGTCTCGCTTCCTTTGAGTTCCCTTTCTTGTTCCACAGAACCGCTGCACTTGCCGCCGCCATTATGCAGATACATATGAAAAGTAAATTTAGAACAGATCTCGAAGCATACGAGAAGATTTGGTTGGTGTTGTGGTCGATTGGGTATATGTAGTAACGCTGGAGGATGCCGATAAGTACGAGGAATGcaacaaaagaggatgatactATCGCAGCCAACCAAAGCCAGCCATTGGGACCGAGCACCGGAGCGATGGGAACGTCAGAGGGAAGGGGCTTGAACCATATGGTTCGGATGTTGGTTTGCGCCTCATCCGTGGCAGATTTCTCTCTGGTCACAAAGGCTTCGATTCGCAGTTCCAAGCCAGAAAGGTCCG comes from the Musa acuminata AAA Group cultivar baxijiao chromosome BXJ2-8, Cavendish_Baxijiao_AAA, whole genome shotgun sequence genome and includes:
- the LOC103993182 gene encoding probable receptor-like protein kinase At5g24010, with protein sequence MDLRTLSFLLPLFLTSAAFTPNTSYFLSCGSAHRHTIATDTPSRDFVPDSPFLSDSAKSSSVTNTSAVPSSPLYFTARIFTGSASYRFTINSSGTHILRLHFLPFSNRRYDLSAARFDVIALKRFVLLDDFSAPTSTVPTIKEYFLWVDSGELDVTFVPSSSSPLAFVNAIEVFTAPAYLIKDEDTLKDIGQVTHQALETVHRINVGGPKVTPANDTLWRTWIPDDDYLPYKNTSQVNSTDPDRIKYKVDDTAEVAPPTVYSTARTMNIPSSMPASNPAFNFNVTWSFPVVAGYTYLVRTHFCDFIDNNSIIFVLYVGNLKTEIHSSFHTDSPSEAFYIDFDAEGPSSGMINISIGRSLDSSPWDANAILNGLEIFKVNDTFGSLDGIPNHSLNSSRTKKSGVAVAVVVLAVVGGLVLTSLLSLVLVFIRKRCRSKSLPLPLLPRYNLDLHIPLIDIKASTNGFDESLVVGSGGFGKVYKGVLADGTKVAVKRAMPGSKQGYPEFQTEILILSKILHRHLVSLIGYCEEQSEKILVYEYMGKGPLRTYLYGSDKPCLSWKQRLEICIGAARGLHYLHASHSHTIIHRDIKSTNILLDDNYLAKVSDFGLSKLRPSCGETHVTTGVKGTFGYFDPEYFKTQKLTDKSDVYSFGVMLFEVLCARAVIDRSLSMEQVNLAEWALQWQRKGQLEKIIDHRLVGNINRNSLRKFGETAEKCVADYGVDRPTFADVLWNLEYALQLHVTELKREPHEDSGIVELLIPVAATRGVESTSLNVKQEDDMAGMGMGQSDSTESTVFSQLITGEGR